DNA from Vibrio japonicus:
CGACGTTTACACCGCTTTCTTTAATGGCGAACTACCAGCAAGAACGGTGGTTGGTGTGTCAGATATAGAGAAGGGCGCATTGGTACAGATTGATGCGGTTGTGTCCAACGGGGAAGGGACGCCTCCTCAGATTAAATAAGTCCTGAAACCCGTAAAGCCGCCAGCACACCTTGGCGGCTTTTGCATTAATAGGGTAATTAACGTTTGTTTTTGTACTTGTACAGCAGATCTAACGGAATGTGGCAAAAGCTATGATCTTCAGGATGTAAGGTGAGTCTATCTTGATGCTCATCATCGCTTTTTACATAGTTGGTTAAAGGCAGCACTTCTACCGCAATGTTGTCTGCGTCTTCTCTGGCTGCAATATGCTTTCTAACCCGTTTAAGGTGCTCAGGGTTGCGACTATAAACGCCGGTACGGTACTTTTCTCCGACATCGTTCCCTTGTTTATTCACGCTATATGGGTCGATAATTTCGAACAAATGGTCGATTAATCGTTCTACCGTCAGTTGAGACGGTTCAAACTCCACCCGCACACATTCCGCATAGCCGTCGTAGTCGCTTGAGGTCGTATTGGTTGCTCCGTTGACACGACCTGCTTCTGTCGAGGTCACTCCTGGCACATATTTGAGAAACTCCTGAACGCCCCAAAGGCAGCCGCCTGCAAGATAAATTTGTTCCATCTGAATTGATACTACTTTGAATGAATAGGGATGACTTTAGCAAAATTGTCATTAGTGTGACTGCTTATTTTAATATGTAGGGTACATACGCTTTTACTATAGATGGCTTTTCAGCTGTAAATTCATGTTTATCAACGATATTCATAAGTAATTCACAGAAACAGTTCAATTGTCATGTTACCTTTCGTTAACTGAATGCTGTCTTGTTTATCGTTAGATAATGTTAAGTCATGCCTATTTTGCTGCTGTTTGGTCATTCACATAATGAAAAGTATATCTATAAAATTATTAATCATTCCTGCTTTTTTCGTTGCTGTACTACTGGGGTATCATG
Protein-coding regions in this window:
- a CDS encoding peptide-methionine (S)-S-oxide reductase translates to MEQIYLAGGCLWGVQEFLKYVPGVTSTEAGRVNGATNTTSSDYDGYAECVRVEFEPSQLTVERLIDHLFEIIDPYSVNKQGNDVGEKYRTGVYSRNPEHLKRVRKHIAAREDADNIAVEVLPLTNYVKSDDEHQDRLTLHPEDHSFCHIPLDLLYKYKNKR